In the Bifidobacterium catenulatum PV20-2 genome, one interval contains:
- a CDS encoding glycoside hydrolase family 3 N-terminal domain-containing protein encodes MLQINMADVMNVIGSLTPYLIAIGVLFVLALIITFAVNKKTVKEVATRKIIHSESWLVALVGIVVAVSMMLSGPLATLLNNATLTKYTLSDATVSKANELAKEVQSEAITMLKNDDSNLPLINKKVNVFGWGSTNPVYGGTGSGSMSDQYDTVSLLDGMKEAGLETNADLSKLYTDYRADRPVVAMWSQDWTLPEVPADQYSDSLISDAKSFSDEAVVVITRVGGEGADLPTNMKAETITYKNNSKDYDDFQDGEHFLQLSKTERDMIDLVAKNFDKVTLVYNGANAFQFDFLSNYPQIKSVLWCPPAGQTGFSALGDVLAGETNPSGKTSDTFVKNLTKTPVFNNTDGAAAASSSSVGADGAFVYDNVDDLAAKYTGFTGQENTVLPSFVNYVEGIYVGYKFYETAADEGLINYDDTVIYPFGYGLSYTSFEQKMGDVSYKDGKVTFDVTVTNTGDTAGKDVVEVYYNPPYTNGDIEKASKNLVAFEKTEKLEPGASETVKIEFDDDDMASYDNKGAKAWVLEKGDYTISIQSDSHHVIDSEKINVADTITYDSESNIHNDDQTVATNQFDYAAGDVTYLSRANHFANYAEATAAPTNFSMSDEVKAAFTNNGNYDPTKYDDDSDEMPTTGAKNDLRLADMYGKDYDDADWEKLLDQLTFDDMDNLIANGGYGTPAVSSVGKIQLTDADGPASLNNNFTGVGSIGFPASTAFACTWNKDLAKQFGEMIGDMAHDMHVAGWYAPAMNIHRGAFSGRTFEYFSEDSLLSGVMASNEIAGAKEKGVYSFMKHFALNDQETNRTNMVCTWADEQAIREIYLKPFEMSVKEGGAQAVMSSFNYIGYTYAGASNNLLNTVLRDEWGFKGFVLTDYFGGYGYQNADQEIRNGNDSMLATTKITNHITDKSATSVKAMRTAAHNILYTAANSWQYADGEPKVDTPIWKTAMYVAWGVTAVLVIALEALTIKRYMDHKKAKAEISA; translated from the coding sequence TCTGACGCTACTGTTTCCAAGGCTAATGAGCTGGCCAAGGAAGTGCAGTCGGAAGCTATCACCATGCTGAAGAACGATGATTCCAACCTGCCGTTGATCAACAAGAAGGTCAACGTGTTCGGTTGGGGCTCCACCAATCCGGTTTATGGCGGCACCGGCTCCGGCTCCATGTCTGATCAGTACGACACCGTTTCCCTGCTTGATGGCATGAAGGAAGCTGGTCTTGAAACCAACGCCGATCTGAGCAAGCTGTACACCGATTACCGTGCGGACCGCCCGGTTGTTGCTATGTGGTCCCAGGATTGGACCCTGCCTGAGGTTCCGGCCGACCAGTATTCCGATTCGCTGATTTCTGACGCCAAGAGCTTCTCCGATGAGGCTGTTGTGGTGATCACCCGCGTCGGTGGCGAAGGTGCTGATCTGCCGACCAACATGAAGGCCGAAACCATTACCTACAAGAACAACTCCAAGGATTATGATGACTTCCAGGATGGTGAGCACTTCCTGCAGCTGAGCAAGACTGAGCGCGACATGATTGACCTGGTCGCCAAGAACTTCGACAAGGTCACGCTCGTCTATAACGGTGCAAATGCTTTCCAGTTCGACTTCCTGAGCAACTATCCGCAAATCAAGTCCGTGCTGTGGTGCCCGCCTGCAGGCCAGACCGGTTTCTCCGCACTCGGTGACGTGCTCGCTGGCGAAACCAACCCGTCCGGCAAGACTTCCGACACGTTCGTCAAGAATCTGACCAAGACCCCAGTGTTCAACAACACTGATGGCGCTGCTGCTGCCAGCTCATCTTCCGTTGGTGCCGATGGTGCATTCGTCTACGATAATGTCGACGATTTGGCTGCTAAGTACACCGGCTTCACCGGTCAGGAAAATACCGTGCTTCCGTCCTTCGTCAACTATGTCGAAGGTATTTATGTGGGCTACAAGTTTTATGAGACTGCAGCCGATGAAGGTCTGATCAACTACGATGACACCGTCATCTATCCATTCGGTTACGGCTTGTCTTACACCAGTTTCGAGCAGAAGATGGGTGACGTTTCCTACAAGGATGGCAAGGTCACGTTTGATGTGACCGTCACCAACACTGGCGACACCGCCGGCAAGGACGTTGTTGAGGTCTACTACAACCCGCCGTACACCAATGGAGATATCGAGAAGGCTTCCAAGAACCTCGTCGCTTTCGAGAAGACTGAGAAGCTTGAGCCGGGCGCCTCTGAGACTGTGAAGATCGAGTTCGATGATGACGATATGGCTTCCTATGACAACAAGGGTGCCAAGGCTTGGGTGCTGGAGAAGGGCGATTACACCATCTCCATCCAGTCCGATTCCCATCATGTGATCGATTCCGAGAAGATCAACGTTGCTGACACCATCACCTACGATTCCGAGTCGAACATCCACAACGATGATCAGACCGTGGCCACCAACCAGTTCGACTATGCCGCTGGCGATGTGACTTATCTGTCCCGTGCCAACCACTTCGCGAACTACGCTGAAGCCACCGCAGCCCCGACCAACTTCTCCATGAGCGACGAAGTCAAGGCTGCTTTCACCAACAATGGCAACTATGATCCGACCAAGTATGACGATGATTCCGACGAAATGCCGACCACCGGTGCCAAGAATGATCTCCGCTTGGCTGACATGTACGGCAAGGATTACGACGATGCTGATTGGGAGAAGCTGCTTGACCAGCTGACCTTCGATGATATGGACAACCTCATCGCCAACGGTGGCTACGGTACCCCGGCCGTTTCCTCCGTCGGCAAGATCCAGCTCACCGATGCTGACGGCCCGGCCTCGCTGAACAACAACTTCACCGGCGTTGGCTCCATCGGCTTCCCGGCTTCCACCGCATTCGCCTGCACTTGGAACAAGGATCTAGCCAAGCAGTTCGGCGAGATGATCGGCGATATGGCTCACGACATGCATGTTGCTGGTTGGTACGCTCCGGCTATGAACATCCACCGTGGCGCATTCTCTGGCCGTACCTTCGAGTACTTCTCCGAGGACTCCTTGCTCTCCGGTGTTATGGCATCCAACGAGATCGCCGGCGCCAAGGAGAAGGGCGTGTATTCCTTCATGAAGCACTTCGCTCTGAACGATCAGGAAACCAACCGTACCAACATGGTGTGCACCTGGGCGGACGAGCAGGCCATCCGCGAGATCTACCTCAAGCCGTTCGAGATGAGCGTGAAAGAAGGCGGCGCACAGGCCGTGATGAGCTCCTTCAACTACATCGGTTACACCTATGCCGGCGCTTCTAACAACCTGCTGAACACCGTGCTCCGTGACGAGTGGGGCTTCAAGGGCTTCGTCCTGACCGATTATTTCGGCGGCTACGGCTACCAGAATGCCGATCAGGAGATTCGTAACGGTAACGATTCCATGCTGGCCACCACCAAGATCACCAACCACATCACCGACAAGTCCGCAACCTCCGTGAAGGCCATGCGTACCGCTGCTCACAACATTCTGTACACCGCCGCCAACAGCTGGCAGTATGCAGATGGTGAGCCGAAGGTCGATACCCCGATCTGGAAGACTGCCATGTACGTGGCTTGGGGCGTGACCGCTGTTCTGGTGATTGCACTTGAGGCTCTGACTATCAAGCGCTACATGGATCACAAGAAGGCTAAGGCTGAAATCTCCGCCTGA